In a genomic window of bacterium:
- the galU gene encoding UTP--glucose-1-phosphate uridylyltransferase GalU, translating into MRYGDPRSARNTIHPRNEKERGVKVRKAVIPVAGLGTRFLPATKAIPKEMLPIVDRPTIHYIVAEAVDSGITDIIFVTARGKEAVENHFDRDIGLEAALEKKGDTARLAMVREISTMASIASVRQGVPKGLGHAVWCARDLVGDEPFVVLLGDDLFDAETPATRQLIEGHERCGRSVIGAYRVPENETHRYGIIDPGDGDERLMRVKAMVEKPKADAPSNIAIIGRYLLTPDIFECIDRTPAGVGGEIQLTDAMNLLNEKPGGGVYAHVLDGLRYDAGELVGFIEANIAYALKRPELADRVRGILRTYSE; encoded by the coding sequence ATGCGCTACGGTGATCCACGTTCCGCCCGGAACACGATCCATCCGCGCAACGAAAAGGAGCGAGGCGTGAAAGTCCGCAAGGCGGTCATTCCTGTCGCCGGGCTCGGCACCCGGTTCCTGCCCGCGACAAAGGCGATCCCCAAGGAGATGCTGCCCATCGTCGATCGGCCGACGATCCACTACATCGTCGCTGAGGCCGTGGACTCGGGTATCACCGATATCATCTTCGTCACCGCGCGCGGCAAGGAAGCGGTCGAGAACCACTTCGACCGCGACATCGGCCTCGAGGCCGCGCTCGAAAAGAAAGGCGACACCGCGCGCCTTGCGATGGTGCGCGAAATCTCGACCATGGCGAGTATTGCGTCCGTGCGCCAGGGGGTTCCCAAGGGGCTTGGCCACGCGGTTTGGTGCGCGCGCGATCTCGTCGGCGACGAGCCGTTTGTCGTTTTGCTCGGCGACGATCTCTTTGACGCCGAAACCCCCGCGACGCGCCAGCTCATCGAGGGCCATGAGCGCTGCGGGCGATCCGTCATCGGCGCGTACCGCGTGCCGGAAAACGAGACGCACCGCTACGGCATCATCGATCCGGGCGACGGCGACGAGCGCCTCATGCGCGTGAAGGCGATGGTGGAAAAGCCCAAGGCCGACGCGCCGTCGAACATCGCGATCATCGGGCGTTATCTTCTGACGCCGGACATCTTCGAGTGCATCGACCGCACGCCGGCCGGCGTCGGCGGCGAGATTCAACTCACCGACGCCATGAACCTGCTGAACGAAAAGCCGGGCGGCGGCGTGTACGCGCACGTGCTCGACGGCCTTCGCTACGACGCCGGCGAGCTTGTCGGATTCATCGAAGCGAATATCGCGTACGCGCTCAAGCGCCCCGAGCTCGCCGACCGCGTGCGGGGGATTCTCCGCACCTATTCGGAGTAG